In Gambusia affinis linkage group LG08, SWU_Gaff_1.0, whole genome shotgun sequence, a single window of DNA contains:
- the mphosph6 gene encoding M-phase phosphoprotein 6 yields the protein MAGESVKLSKNLMRMKFMQRGLDAETKKQLEEDEKRIISDEHWYLDLPELNAKENLIIEEKSLVPCEDLLYGRLSFKGFNPEVEKLMVLLNPKDEKEEEGEDVSRMQTDVTDEEMALRYESLVGTMKKKFAKKRERAAMDEDDVNQNVVVKNSKKAFLKPQD from the exons ATGGCCGGGGAGTCGGTGAAATTGTCTAAAAACCTGATGAGGATGAAG TTTATGCAGAGAGGACTGGACGCTGAAACGAAGAAGCAGCTGGAAGAAGACGAGAAAAGGATAATCAGTGATGAGCACTGGTACCTGGATCTGCCGGAGCTTAACGCAAAAGA gAACCTGATCATTGAGGAGAAGAGCCTGGTTCCCTGTGAGGATTTGCTCTATGGCCGCCTGTCCTTCAAAGGGTTTAATCCAGAGGTGGAG AAACTGATGGTGCTGCTGAATCCTAAAGatgaaaaggaggaagagggggaggaCGTGAGCCGCATGCAGACAGACGTCACTGATGAAGAAATGGCTCTGAG gtaCGAGAGTTTAGTGggaaccatgaagaagaagttTGCAAAGAAGCGTGAGCGAGCAGCGATGGACGAGGACGACGTCAACCAGAACGTAGTtgtgaaaaactcaaaaaaagcCTTCTTGAAACCCCaggactga